A region of the Microcystis aeruginosa FD4 genome:
GCAGTTCCTTAGCCAATTTATCCCCACCGATTTCGCCTCTATTTCCCTGACCTTCTACGATTGTTCCTTCTGCATAAACTATCGCTATTTGATCGCTACTATCTCCCCCCTCATCATCGAGAGAACTAGCATAATTAGCTAAAGAAATTTGCGAAAAGGAGCCAGAATTTCCCTCCTCATTAGTTTTATTTTTTGCTTCTCCTGTCAACTCCTTTGCTAAAGCAATTACCCGATCTAAATAGGCCACTTCATCAACAAAACCCGCCTTTTTCGCTGTGGTTGCTTCCAGAATACCTTGAGTATCAGAAATAGTTTGCACTTGTTGGGGGGGTAAATTGCGACTTTTGGCCACTGTGGCACTATAATTAGACCAAATTGTATCGAGTAGGGTTTGCAGCTGCTGACGATTCTGGACACTTAAATCCTGACGCGTATAGGGTTCCACTGCACCTTTAAAAGAACCCACTTTTACCACTTGCACCCCCACACCATATTTTTCTAGTGCATCGGCAAAAAAGGTTTGTTGACTAATTAAACCATTAATTTCCATTCTCCCTACGGGATTAATAATCACCTTTTCAGCAACGGAAGCGAGATAATATTCCTTTTCCGTCCATTCCACATCGTAGGCGATAATTTTTTTACCCGATTGGCGAAATTTTGCCAAAGCTTGCCGCACTTCCGTCAGGGTAGCATAGCCATATTCACCGACAGTGCCGCGACCGTAGAGCAACAGACCAACAATATTATCATCAAGGGCGGCCTTTTCGATCGCCGCTATCACTTGTCGCAAATTTAAAGTGGTCGTACTCTCACCGGTCAAACTATCGGCTAAACTGGAACTAGGGGGAGCATCGCTGATATTGGTGGCTAAGTTAAAGACTAAGACTGATTTTTCCTTAACTGAGGAGCTATCGCTAGAATTAAGGAAAGAAAGCAGTAAAAATGCTAATCCCCCCACACCTAGGGCTGAAAATACCAATAATCCCAATAAAGTTCCCAAGCAACTAGCGAAAGTTTGTTTAAAAAACTGCCCCATCGGTTTTCATCTGCTACTAATTATCCTGCTTCCTATTGTAGGGATTCCCCGCCCAGAAACAAGTTTTTTATCCGCAAACAAATGTACTAAAAAACTTGTGGATAGTGAGTGGAGTTGTGAGGGGTCAAGAGATCAGCTAAGATTGTGATAGACCTGACTGCCTGACAGAAGTAGGGGAAAGCCAATATCGGAGATTGTCGGTATTAATCCAGTATTTAAACAATTTCTCCATAAGTAGTCGTGCAAAATTAATTTCCTAGTCGAGACAGGAGACTCCGAGACGGGAGACTCCGAGACAGGATACAGCTATCAGGGATCGGATTTGAGTTTTCAGTTCACTGTTTACTGATCACAGCAGAAAGCTGACGGAGTAACAACTTGTATCAGAGCAGTGAAAGCTGTTGCGGTTCTAGTCACGACCATAACCACCATAGTCATGTTCCTAATCATGCTGTCGAAGATTTTAACCTCAGAAAAGAAGTAATGTCCGTTGTCTTAATTAGTATTTTGTTTATAGTAGGGTTTACTTTTGAAAATCAATACATAATACTTTTTACTCTATAGCTGAATATATAGTATTTATTACCGCTGATCTTTTCGTAGGTTGGAATGTCTTAATGAGTACGGAAAAAATATTGTAAGACTAAGATTTTTTGATGAAAACTGTTTAATGAACCTAGCAACTTTAGGAGCATTAGCTATTCACAAGTTACCCGAAGCTGTGGCTGTGATGCTATTTTTAAAAATTGGCGGACTTTTTCAAGATTTAGCGGTCAGTTGTTCTCGCAAATCTATTAAATTTTTATGAGAAATTCGTCCTGATTATGCTAATCTTATAATTAATGATACCATAGAAAAAGTTTCTCCATAAATCGTCAAAGTCGGGGAATTAATTCTTGTCAAATCAAGAAAAAAATACCTTTAGATGGTGAAATTATTAAAGGAAATTCTCAAGTTAACACCTCAGCATTAACAGGAGAATCAGTACCACGCACTGTTATAATAGGAAAATAGTATTAGCAGGAATGATCAATCAAACGGGAGTTTTAACGATTAAAGTTACTAAACTTTTTGGTGAATCTTCCATTGCTAAAATTTTAGATTTAGTGGAAAATGCTAGTAATAAAAAAGCACCTACCCAGAAATTTATTACTAAATTTGCTCAATATTATACTCCAGTAGTTGTCTTTGCTTCCTTAGCAGTTGCTTTAATTCCTCCTTTATTCATTCCTAATA
Encoded here:
- the sppA gene encoding signal peptide peptidase SppA, with translation MGQFFKQTFASCLGTLLGLLVFSALGVGGLAFLLLSFLNSSDSSSVKEKSVLVFNLATNISDAPPSSSLADSLTGESTTTLNLRQVIAAIEKAALDDNIVGLLLYGRGTVGEYGYATLTEVRQALAKFRQSGKKIIAYDVEWTEKEYYLASVAEKVIINPVGRMEINGLISQQTFFADALEKYGVGVQVVKVGSFKGAVEPYTRQDLSVQNRQQLQTLLDTIWSNYSATVAKSRNLPPQQVQTISDTQGILEATTAKKAGFVDEVAYLDRVIALAKELTGEAKNKTNEEGNSGSFSQISLANYASSLDDEGGDSSDQIAIVYAEGTIVEGQGNRGEIGGDKLAKELRKLQENEEVKAVVLRINSPGGSATASEVILREIKRLDAKKPVIISMGDVAASGGYWIAMGGQRIFADNDTITGSIGVFGLLLNIQKIANNNGIDWDTVKTGQLADISTITRPKNPQELEIYQAAVNRFYDLFIETVAQGRKLSPDKVRTVAQGRVWTGKDAVKIGLVDQIGGLEVAVQYAAKTAKLGDDWSLKEYPRSQSWQEELVSNLLQTYLPPLTKNNPPLTQEWQNFQQELLKLPTFNDPHSVYAKLLFNLDFR
- a CDS encoding P-type ATPase; translation: MPLDGEIIKGNSQVNTSALTGESVPRTVIIGK